The DNA window GCAAAAGCTTAGTGATTCACAATGATTTAGTGTTTTTGGAGGTATGAAATAAACTCACTGATTTAGAAATACCTAAAGTGAAATTGTTTGTACAACTCTGTAAATCACTTACAAAAAAGCctttgaaaacatctgaagttggATGTGGAACCACCATTTCAGACAGAAACCCAGTAAGAGGTGAATTTAGTTCAGTGCGTGAAACATAAGAGTGGTTGCTGAGCTAGAAACATAAGAGTGGTTGCCAAGATAGAAACATAAGAGGTTGCCGAGCTAGAAATCAATAGTGCCTTAGAGATATGCAAGAGACTTAAGAATGCTTTTGAAACAATTAATTTGGCTGAAATTTTGAACTTCAGCCAAAGCAAAAAATTCAGCAACTTTTTGCTCTAAATCACTTAATGGATTCAAATGAATCCATGCTTAATAATGATAAAAATGTCTGATTTATATGTTTATGAAACAAATGATTCATAGACTATTAATCTGACATCTTAATTgtaaacgagagagagagagagataaaaagattccacacaaaacatgagcAACAAACCTGCTTTCAAACAGGACAGTTATACTAATCTGTCAATACCACATGATTTGTAAAGTAGTGGCTCAGTGTCATGTGTTATAAAAGATAAAATGACAAATATTCATCACACAATTATTTGTCCATGTTAGGGTTGTTAGTTAAAGTTGAATCATGTGTAAATGTCTCAGAAGAGGTTAAACAGTACATGTTTGGAACACCTGACCTATCTGAGGTTGTGTTGGGCTGGGGTAAGAGAGAGGGGCTTTAgacagaccagtagacagaccCATGTCTCTGGGTTGCATTCTTGCACTGTCCCCGGGGCGGGAGGTGGACTAGAGAATCACTGACCAGTATTAATGACAGAAACAGAAAAGATGGAAAACAACAAAAAGACAGGGCTGCGAGCATCCAGACAAAGTTCACCAAAAGGTGAAGGATTATTCATTCTGAGAGGCCAGGCTTCACCCCTCTTCCCAGACAGAGCCACCCATTTTCACTGACTCAGGTGGTATCAAGCGTGCTGTGTGGCCAGCTCCTGGCCAATGAAGCGGCGCAGGCGCTCCAGGTACTGGCTGTACAGTTCGATGTCATTGTGTCCCGCCCCCTCCACCCAGAGTGGCTCCACGGCCTTGGGACAGCGCTCGAACAGAGCCAGGCCGTGGGAGAAGTCGATCACCTCGTCCTCCGTCCCGTGGATGATCAGCACCGGCGACGTGATCTTAGACACCTTCTCAatgctgatagagagagaggaaatggagtTAGAGTCTTGGGATAAGGGAAGCAAAGGTAGTCACTAGATTACCATGTGTGTAACAACACTGTTATAACTAAGTATGTTCTTAAAGGATAACCATGGACAGAAAGCGCTGTACAGACTTCTGTCTGTTTTAGCATGGCCGGTTAGTGCAACCTGCCCTCTGCAACTGTGAGCACTGACCAGCGACTGTTGCCAAACAGGTATAGGAACAAACAGGACAGACAGTAGATAAATGAGAGCACATTATTGCTGCATGTAAATGCATCTCCCAGCTCAGCTCAATCAACTAGTTCAGAAGGAAGAGAGTACTCattgtcctccctctgtcccacACATAACTGTGGTTTGGCTATAAGCACATACAGATCTGAACCAAGCTAGTATTACATTACTGGGAGTCCACTGACCGGATGGCATATGGCAGGGGTCGGAAACAGGCGGCCTGCGGGCCAAAACCAGCCTGCGAGTCATTTTAGTTTATCAAAAAAGACTAAAATCACAAGGAACTCAGCAAAAACTTTTTATTCCTACAAATACTTGTTCAAGTGTACAAATGAGCAGAATTTTCTGGCCCCCGACCATCCGCTTGGACATCGGTCCTCGGCTGAATCGAGTTACCTACTCCTGGAGTATGGGAGTCAGTGTGGGCTGAAGAGTGGGGAGAGCCAGCTAGGCAACAGGCACCCAGTGGTGGGAGAACTCAGGGGGGTGGAGGAGAACACTGGAGGCTTTCACCACAGAGCAGAAGCATCCTCGTCACGTACTCTACTCCTACACTGGCACTGCCTGGTACTGTACCGGAATTCTATTCAGTGAACCAACATGTGATTCTAATGGCTCAAataccacaccatcacactttaCATAATAAAGGGTGATGATATGATAAAATGACTGGAGGAGTCAGTGTTTATGACACCTGCTTATGATCTGATGCAGAGTGAGAGATGACTCAGTTGTGACTCAGATGTGATGAGGCTGTttccccatagagagagagagagactgaataatGTAATACATGAAAGAGATTGCAGTTCTTCTCCTTTTAGTTGGACAAATCTTTTGCCACTTACATTTCCATTTCTACACTTATATCCTAATCTCATCGTGTGCTATTATGTGAAAATGCCAAAAGGCAGACAGACAAGCAGTCAGAGTTGAAGATAAAGAGATAAGGAGGTTACTCACTTGGGGAAAGCATCAAAGCAGTAGGTCTTCTTGGTGTCTGGGAAGGCCACCCGCATGCCAGAGGTGAGGGGGGAGTGGAGCACCACGGCAGCACACTCATACCGAGATGCCAGGTCGACCGTGGGCACGGTGCCAATGCTCTGCCCGTACAGGATTATGTTCTCTGGGCTGATGCCATATCTGATCACAACCAGGAAAAAAAGAGGAATTAAACACAATCATGTCAGGGAAAAGCTAGGAGTAGCAAACACTAAAACAATTTGAACAGGAATCACTCCTATGAAGCCTAAACTATGATAATATATAATGACAACATACTTTAATCATATAGATCTAGGAGTAAACGGATAACAAATGTCTGCGAACATGGCACGCCTAACATAAAAACCAGCTGTAGCTCCATAACATCTATCCAAGGACAGCCATTGATAACACAGCATCCCATCAAACTAATGAGACCAGTCCATTAGCTGCATGAGCCTGTCATTGTGTGacatcacccccccccctctctctctgtaaggtgacATCTCCCGATGACGACACAGCCGTCACTCCCTGACATGGTGATGTATAGAGCTCCAGCCTGCCCAGCCCTGTGAGTTGGGTAAGTACCGTGTGCGCAGGGCCTGCCAGGCGGCATCAATGTCAGCGTAGAGGTTCTTCTCTGAAGGCTTGCCCGTGCTGACACCGTAGCCGGAGTAGTCGTAGGAGAAGATATTGCAGTTGATACGCGTTCCCAGGCCGATATAGAAGCTGCTCATCTGGCCAAGGTCCACCGCATTGCCGTGAGAGAACAGCACTGTGAACCTGGTGAGAGAGGCCACAGAGAGACAACTAGGTTACCAAGATAGACCGTACCTGGTCTTTTTACCTATCCTGACCTGTACTGTGTGAACAGCAGATTCCCATTAAAACCTCAGGAATTACCGATTTGAATGGGACTTGAATGTGCCGATTAAGGTAAACCGGTTACGGCCACAGACTGAAGAGAGGACTAGTTCACTAAGTTTAACTCCTGTCTTTTTACTTGTTCTCTATTACATGAATAATAGGGTTGCTATTCCCCAAGCATCAGCCATGTGCTTTCTATCCAGGAATGCAAGCTGTGCTCCCTAAAGCCACTGGATACTCTCTATTCCCTAAAGAGACTTGGCCCCTCCCATACAGTAAGTAATTGCTTTGCTCTTGGGCTTTTTACTCAAAATACCCTGAACAAGGAGTGCCATATTACATTCACGTGTGATACTGGCACTACATCAAGTGTAACAGGACCCAGTCCATGCCTTCACCAATCAATTGAGCTGATTACTGAAATAAATCAACAGGTGCAACAAGTAGGCTACCTGAAGCCATACCATGTGAAAACATAATGATGTATAAACTCTGAAAACCAGACTATCGATCACCAATAGACAAATTAGATTATCACAACTCACCAATATCATCTTACAAAACCACATGCAAAAAATGAGAGCATGAATTGGGGTAAAAACAAGGAGAATGGTATCGGTAGGTCAAAGAAGATGGCATGAACAATGAATGAGGAAAGCAGGAAGAGAACAGGTTTGAGATAGCCTGACACAATGAGGAAGCAAGTACAGGAAGTAAAGAAATAGCACACAAGCAAAATAATGGCATAACAAAAACAACACAAGAGGAACAGGGGGTGAGTTTATCAGAGGATGTGTGACACATGGTGAAACAATAGAGCCTCAATGAGCCaaggtgtgtacacacacacacacacacacacacacacacacacacacacacacacacacacacacacacacacacacacgtgtgactAACCTGGCAGTGGGGGCACAGCGGATGTACATGCATCCCACTCTGTTTCCACGACTGGAGCGGGTAAGGAACACATCTGTAGCATCCAGTTCTCTCTGGGAATACTGGAACTCGGCTCGCTCTGTCAGGTGGAGCTTCCATTTTCCTTCTGCAGGACCAGTGCTGACTGAGCCCCCTACAGCAGCTCCAGGTACCCCACTAGCTCTGGATCTCAGCCCTGCGGTCCCTGCTGTCCCCAGGGCTACAGACCCCTCTAGGTCTGGGAGGAGGGAATATGTAGGCTCAGGAGGCAGGAAGGCAAGCTTGGCAGCAATACGGCTCGGAAAGGGGGGGCAGCAGAACAGGCAGCATAGCTCACTGACAGATAGGCCATTCATTGTCCACTCTGTGGGGGCAAAGACAGATGAGCACTGTGATTGTATGTCATTCTGTACTACAACGGAATTTGATTCACAAATTCCACTGTAGTTAAAAATGTTCTGAACAAGACTTGACAAATGTATCTCATCAACGGTTAATAACAATAACAGAACATCGAATTCAGGCCTACCTGTTATTGAGAAAGAAACTAACTACCATGCAAAAATCTACCAGAGATCCCAAGTCAAAACAATACTCTCCAAAAACAAAACAGGGAAAGTTGTCCTGTCAGCAAAAATCAAAATGTAGCTAAGTCAGTAGTTTGAAAATGTAATTTTGAAAGTAGAATCGGAGGATTTTGAAGTATGGCTGAAGTCCACGTGAAATCCATATTTCCAAGTATTGGTTGTTATTGAGGTATTTTCGTGCGCATCAACTTGATCATGGTTGGAGAGAATTGAGTAACTTTAGCCAGCAGGTAATGTTATAGCTACTTtgccagttagctagctaatgactaACTAATGAACAACTGTCTGGATCTGGATAGCAGAAAACACCCACTCCGTTTATATCTCATTACACATAACTGCAGCTGACGGTTTGCTGATAAGTGTCTATCCCACCCACTGTAGTCAGCTGTAGCTAGCAGGGTTCAACAATGTTGACCTTCtactagctacctagctagcctACAAGCGAAGGAGTCAAAGCGTTCACGTTAAGTCGTGCCTTTAAAACACGTTCAAACTGCAACGAAATAAGTAAACACAGCAGCACTGCTAAAAATGATGACAAAATGACAAATACAAATTTCGGATTAACCACAGATACCAAATCAAGGCTGGCAATCTAATGTTAGTTAGCAGAAATGTatccgctaactagctagcattgGGTAGCCAGCTAACTAGTTTAGGTATTCAGACCTGGAAACACCGTCTCCTCAGATAGGACCGTAATTTATGGACTGATGCAAATATATAGCGATACTTAAAAAACCAAGCGTCCAGGATACCCGTTTTGATAATCACATATGTTTTGTGGTTGAAATGATTAGTTTctagttgctagctagctactgtcatGTATTAATCCATTCCATTGGCTGTGCAATATTTTTTTTCCTTCTGTTTCGCCGCGTCCGGAAATGACAGTGAAGGGGGAAAGCTTCCAATGGAAAAGCGGGGGAACTTTGATCGTCACTAGTTACTACAAACACTACATTTAAAAACAGCATTTTTTCcctacaatttatcttcttaaaatagGATTTAAAACGTTAATTTATAACCACACTACTAACCTTATGCATAACCATAGCCTTGAATTAAGAATAAAAAGCAAATGGTTGTTTTCATGTATTTTTTACGATATAGACCATTTTGacattgtggctgtggtaactagtggaaaccgaGAACTTTATTATCAAACAGATCTATGTTACAGGCAGCGTTCGGGAGCAGCAACACCCGTGATGTATCATGGCTAAATTGTGATTTACCAACTGATCAAGAAATAGCATTGATTAATTAaagcacagatagaacaatgacgGAAATAGTAATGGATTATTTTTGTAGGCACTTACTCCACCATGGTTCGTTGGACTGAGCATATGAGGAAAATTAATGGCGTTTTTGTTGGATTTTTGGATAAACGCAGAAAATAAAGTCTGTGGTAAAAACATGTTTCATATATATTTTCTATATATACCTTTGTCAATTTGATCTGATTTCCAATATAGGGCTATGGTATTGCACTAGATTGTTGTCTCAAAAACATCTCGTCTGTGTTTGACCAATGACCAGTCATCAGCATTGGCACGCAAAGGCTAGAGCGCATATCCAGAGATAAGTGACCAGAAAGCACTTGCTTCATTTTCTCAGGTTTTGCCTGGCAAAAACAGAGTACAGTTTAGCAAGCTATTTCAGAGTCATCTTCGTCAGAACAATAACAGACTACCACCTGGCGATTTCATTGATCATTTTCATATTTCAGATAGGCCTAGTTTGGGTGGCTACTGGTTATATGTCTAAAGATGGCTGTAACATCGCACTGCCTTCAATATTATGGTATGGAGATGTAACATATTCTGGCGAATTAATTATGGTATTTGTGAGGAAAAAATGGGCTACCCAGTTGGCAACTAGCATTCTGCGGGCAGGCGGTCGATCTAAGCGATTGTGTGCTTTGAACCACTGAGCTAGCGAACAGATTGCTGATTTGTGAATCGGGTGCAGCGCAATCGTCAAATTGTACACTATCGGTCAAAAGTTtaaaaacacctactcattcaagggtttttctttatttttactattttctacattgtagaataatagtgaagacatcaaaactatgaaataacacatggaatcatgtagtgaccccaaaagtgttaaacaaatacaaatatattttatatttcagattcttcaaatagccaccatttgccttgatgacagatttgcacacacttggcattctctcaaccagcttcacctggaatgcttttccaaccgttttgaaggagttcccacatatgctgagcacatgttggctgcttttccttcactctgtggtctgaCTCATCCCCAAGCCATCTCAATTtagttgaggtcgggggattgtggaggccaggtcatctgatgcagcactccatcaccttcttggtaaaatagcccttacacatcctggaggtgtgttgggtcattgtcctgttgaaaaacaaatgatagtcccactaagcccaaaccagatgggatggcgtattgctgcagaatgctgtggtagccatgctggttaagtgtgccttgaattctaaataaatcacagtgttactagcagtgcacccccacaccatcacacctcctcctccatgctttacggtgggaaatacacatgtggagatcatccgttcacccacatcTCACAAAGAAATGGAGGTTGGATCCAAATATCTCCCATTTGGACTcaagaccaaaggacaaatttccaccggtctaatgtccattgctcatgttccttggcccaagaaagtctcttcttcttattggtgtcctttagtaatggtttctttgcagcaatttgaccctgaaggcctgattcacacagtctcctctgaacagttgatgttgaaatgtgtctgttacttgaactctgtgaagcagttcttgaaattttccgtattgactgacattcatgtcttaaagaaatgtactgtcgtttctctttgcttatttgagctgttcttgccttaATATGGACCTGGTATTTTACcaaaataggactatcttctgtataaccccctaccatgtcacaacacaaccgattggctcaaacgcattgagaaggaaagaaattccacaaattaactttgaagaaggcacacctgttatttgaaatgcattccaggtgactacctcatgaagctggtttagagaatgacaagtgtgcaaagctggcatcaaggcaaggtgtggctatttgaagaatgtcaaatataaaatatgttttgatgtgtttaacactttttgggttactacatgattccatttgtgttatttcatagttttgtatctcttcactattattctacaatgtagaacattttaaaaataaagaaaaacctttgaccggtagtgtagggAGAGGAGATTTCCATAAATGAATATCCAGCTCCAAATATTGTTTGGTGACACTATTAACTGGTTACTTTGCAAGCTCACCAGCAATGGAGTGTCAATGAACAATAACTAGCATAGGCCTAGCTACTGGTCTTATGGTAGGTCTTGTGGTAAATTTATCAATTACTTATGAAGCTTGCATTTGGAATTTGTTATTAAACTGAATTCTTACATATCAAAATGTGttagacaaaataatgaaaagggTTGTCTGGTAGCTTCAATAAATAGACAAAGATTTGCATGTatagcatttatttattttttactttacttGAGATGTAAAACAAAACTTGTCTTGACTCGACTTGATCTTAGAATGCACGACTTGGACTTGACTGGAGACATgacccgttctacttgggacACGACTTGGACTTGACTGGAGACATGACTTGGACTTGACTGGAGACATgacccgttctacttgggacACGACTTGAGACTCAGACCTTGTGACTTGCTTGTGACTCTAATAATAGTGATTTGGTCCCACCTCTGGAAAATAGGTGTCAGCATATTTTCAAAAATGTAGTTTGTTGCATGGATCTCTTCCAGGATATAGTAGTTAGTAGCTTTGTCACTGACTGGACCGTTTAtaaggtacacccatctagtattgggttggacccccctttgcctccTGAATTCTTAGGGGCATTGTATAAAGTGTCGGAAATGTTCCACAGtgatgttggtccatgctgacgcAACGGCATCAcacagttgctgcagattggacggCAATACATTCATTCTGCAaacagcccgttccatctcatcccaaagatgCTGTATTAGGTTGAGGCCTGGGGACTGCGCAGGCCACTCAAATTAACTGAACTCGCTGTCATGTTATTCCACTCTTCAATTGTCCAGTGCTGTTGATCACGTGCCCACTGAAGttgcttcttgtttttagctgataggagtagAACCCAGCGGTCATCTGCTGCAGTAGCCCATCTGCGACATGGATCAATGAGTTGTGCATTCCGAGATGTCGTTCTGCATACCACTGCGCCGTTATTTGTCTGTTGTGGCCTGCCTGTTAGCTTGGACGATTCTTGTTATTCACCTTTGACATCTGTcccacaggactgccactgactggatgtttttagTTTGTCGCACCATCCtcgtaaaccctagacactgtcctgtgtgaaaaacccaggagggcagccgtttctgagatactgtaTCCGGCGCGCCTGGCACCAACGATCATACCACACTCAAAGTTGCTTAGGTTACTCAATTCacccattctaacattcaacAAACAGTAACTGAATTCCTCAATGCCTGTCTGCTTTATATAACAAGatacgtgactcactgtctgtaggagtgatCCGTTTTtgtgaacggggtggtgtaccaAATAAACTGACCGGAGAGTGTGTGTAGTAAACAACTTACTCAACACATTTAACATAGTTGAAAGGTGAGGTATACCATCATTATTAAGTGTGGTGTGTTTGGTAGGTAGATTGACACCTACTTTGTTGCTCAAATCCAACCAAGAGTAGTGAATGGCTGCTGATGTGGAAGTGGGCAGGGCTCTGTGGCACGGGTATACACAGCTACTGCACACATGGACATGGCTGCCTCAGTCTAGGTGTGTTAAACACAGCAGGATAGGTTTGCCCTCATGGTAAATTCTAGTTAGAGCCAGCATCCATTCCAGTTGAACATTTGGTGACATTGTGGACACCCATTTGTCTCTTAAGCATTTTGCCGAGTCAGAGAAACACATCAGTACAACGCATTGTGTAAATGTACAACAATAGGCTACTGCAACAATAGCCTACTGCAATATTAAGTGTTGTCCATTGAATGTACTCCAGGTGTTGTGAGGCTGTGATGGAATGTTAGGCTTTATATAGGATAAACCGATCTCAAGAGGAAAGTCTGAACCCTGATGTCCTATATCTGTCTTGCTTACCCTCAGCtgtacaaataaatacaaaagaCAGTGTAAATTTAAAATAAACTTTGTAATTTTATTGTTTTATACTTACACATCATACAATCCTAAATttttaaagaaaaaaaacaaaaagataTCTGGTGTTGTTTCTGGGGGACTGGTGTGCACCAGTCCAAAGGACTTGACTGCACTTTTGCAATTTCCTACAGGAGAGATCTAAAATTTGTAACATTTTGGAACTCAATTACTGTCTGTTCCATCATTTCTCATACATCAGTGGAATGAGTCAAGCACTTCACTGTATTTTATGGGAACTCAGTTCTGCTGCAACACATTGAGAGAATATTGACAGATTTGGTCACCCATTAGCTGGTTACCCATCACAGATCAAAAGCTTTTGTAGTAATGGCCTGCAAGATGAGGACAATGATTATGTTAAAGTGTGCTAAAGACAAACTTGACATCAACATTGTAAAAGTGCAACAGATTGAAATTGCAGTGGATGTTTTCCTAACATCAAATCACTGATTCTGATCCGGTTTAGTTGATCCATTTACATACAATTGCAGTGATTCAACAGTTCTTATTAAGCCTAAAACATAAGCTCAGTGGGCCCCACAAGGGAGGCTCAGTGTGGTCAATTCCAGAGACAAAAATAGCTTGATAAGCATGACCCCATCAACCCATTGGTAACATTCAAACTGCTCACCTTTTTAAATGCTGGGATAGTCTGAGCAGTCAAGGGAACTACCAACCTGCAACACATCACAACTGCAAAGACGACAGTCAGCCAAACTGAAGTACAAGCCGAAGCTGTTCCCTTGCCCTAGAACAGAGTACACTCATCAGGTACACGAGGCCACGCATCTCTGCCCCATTTAAAAAAGTCTGTTTAGTGCACACCCTTAAAACCAAAACATCACCATGGGGAATAAACCAACAGCAAGGAAGGTTTTTCAACTCAGACAGCCTAGCTCATCATACACACTTCTTCTCAGGCCCTCTTCTTACATGGTATCAAAGGCACTGCACCATCTCCACTCAGATGCTTTAAACAGTGTGAACCCTAAGATCCAAGTGTCTGATTCCAAATGATAAACCAGAGGACTCATCTCGTAACAGGGGCTTTGAGCTCCGGGCTAGGCTCAGGGACAGGCTGTCTTGGTGTTTGCATGCCAAGGCCCTAAGCCACTGCTGCCCGCCCTTCACTAAGACATTCTTTAACTGGTAATACTACCCAGGCTAACGCGCCAATCACAGGTCTGACTAAATTAAGTCTAGGTTATTCCGTTTATATAAAGAGATCTCCTTTAGTTCAGACTTTCTCCTTGTTGTTTTGCCAGGTGTTACACTTGCTGTTTTTCAGTATCTGCTTTTTCCACACAATCTTTTTCAATGACTTCTGCTATGTTATGAAAAAGCATGAATTGTAAATCAATGTTTGATACACCTTTGATTCAACAATGCAAAACTGCCACAAATTGTTTTGAAATGAACTAGTGTGACCAATCCTGAAAACAACCACAGGGACACCAAGGACCTTGTTGAGGAGTGAGCCAGTTAGTAGCAGTACTTTGGACATAGAAGGGATGTGTTTGACTGTCTGTAGAGTTGAGTCACTGAATCTCAGGGCAGTCAGGAGGAACTGGAAAGCAACCTAGCATGACACTGTCAAAGATAAATATGTCATCCAGGGTGATTTGAGCCCTTTGACTAAATTCTACACCGTTTGAAGACACAGGAATTACCTGTGAGTGAAACAAAATAAAAGGAAAACCAAGCAGTGCCACTGCACTTATTTTAGGGTAGTTATGAAAAGCACTGTTATACACATACTAATATTTTGATATTTTTCTCCCCGCCTATTATCTGGCGACATTCTACATAAGATTATACTACATGAATAGTAGCCACATGGTATTTACAATTGAAAACATAGTAGAGTCCCATTAACTTGAACCTCAGCCAGTCAAGGTTCCAGTAACGCGTTGCATTGTGCTAATGCTGTGTGTCTTAACATTCTTGCTCGTTTTTCTGTTTATAATAAACAGTTATTCATCTGACTGTACATGCATGCACATTTTGATCTTCCGGAAGTAGCAAGCTAGAAGCGTCTTCGAAAAAGGACTCATTTGGGAGGACATTCTGAAGTAATTCACTTCAGCTGAGAATAGAGGTGTGTCACTATGGAGATTAATTGCCAACCAGTTCAGTTATCATTCAGCATATGTCAGTGGTATGATGGTGGTTAAGGACAAGGATTCTTAAAGTGTAAGCTATATGGAACAGAAGCAGGTGTTCAAGGAGAACACTACATTATGTCCTGCCAGCATGGGAAGAATATGCTTTATTCTCTGTAGCAAACCTGCATAGAGATCCAACTAAACTATAAAGACCCAGAGGCTGAAGAAAACAGAGTAGGTTCATTTGCACATTCAATGTTTTGTGCTCTGCAGGTGACACTATTTGTTGCATTTTGATTCCAAAATAATGGACCTTTTATGTCCACTCTACTCCATCACATATCAGAATGTGTATTCTTCAAATGGTTACATAATCAGATGGAAATGCTTAAATAGAATTGAAAGGTTAAGTACAAATCAACTGATTTGCGGACACATGCTGCCAATCCTCCAGTACAAACCAACcaaatgatttaaaaaataaatagaatGCAATCAAACAATTCAAGCTAACTACAATATATTAATATAGATCTTCTGATGTCATTCGCTCATTAAAACAAAAAGGAAGGGGAAAATAACAGAACTCAATCACTCAGTTATGTCAAGGCTATCTTGATAACCCCAGCCCTGTCCCACCCCCTCCAATAACTAACTGTTCATGCACCCAACATCAGTATGAGAAGTCAATATATCCAAGAGAAAACATTCTTCAATGCAGAGACTTGGGAGTTTGACATGTTGTGAACTAATCACCCAGAGGGAAACATTAAAATAAGACAAAAAGGCCCATTTGACAGAAACTAGACAATGGTTTTTCTTTGGGAGTAAATGAATGTGAAGTCTTCAAAAGATCTTGATGATATACACAGAAACTCCCAGTATGGATCTTAACTTGACCTCCCAATGTCCTTATCCGAGCTGTGGCATGCTCTTAAACAGGTTACTTCTGTCTCATTTTAACTACCTCGCAGGGATAATATAAAAATAAGTCCCACCAAGTTAACAATAAAAAGGGTAAAAATGTAATGCCTTCCCTCCCCACAGCAGACAAATGCCCACCTAACCCTACTGCACTCTCCCTGACTCtcaagctacacacacacaccatctccccACATGGGAATTCACACACGCATTCACACTCCAGCAGTCActctaggagagagagagggagatgccaatAAAGGGAGTGGCTGGACAGGGGCTATGCTGCCACCC is part of the Oncorhynchus keta strain PuntledgeMale-10-30-2019 chromosome 26, Oket_V2, whole genome shotgun sequence genome and encodes:
- the LOC118359202 gene encoding alpha/beta hydrolase domain-containing protein 17A-like, which translates into the protein MNGLSVSELCCLFCCPPFPSRIAAKLAFLPPEPTYSLLPDLEGSVALGTAGTAGLRSRASGVPGAAVGGSVSTGPAEGKWKLHLTERAEFQYSQRELDATDVFLTRSSRGNRVGCMYIRCAPTARFTVLFSHGNAVDLGQMSSFYIGLGTRINCNIFSYDYSGYGVSTGKPSEKNLYADIDAAWQALRTRYGISPENIILYGQSIGTVPTVDLASRYECAAVVLHSPLTSGMRVAFPDTKKTYCFDAFPNIEKVSKITSPVLIIHGTEDEVIDFSHGLALFERCPKAVEPLWVEGAGHNDIELYSQYLERLRRFIGQELATQHA